One part of the Phragmites australis chromosome 3, lpPhrAust1.1, whole genome shotgun sequence genome encodes these proteins:
- the LOC133912750 gene encoding zinc finger CCCH domain-containing protein 54-like isoform X2 has product MDFPELAKLAFSRVQNVEPDNVGKILGCILLREPDEDEMVQLAYGTEAALLARINDAKATLAAIYARCSVQHHHQIGADRGAAAAGYHPVGRMRHFSPAAAAFGFHVQSQYWPDSAPVPAAPKAQQDFAQHVLVDAAAAAEGHYALQNQNGLEDHHYDAVGGYYYATAEDGFHNGSAGGGLPVRDAGRRPNGLSMRRPCHYFFKGICKNGQNCHYSHHQVYSDGLADEHHHNNGTTPGSLETLEMEITELLNSRRGQPVSIASLPTLYGEKYGKGLQADGYLTESQRHGKAGYSLTKLLSRLNKIRVIERPHGQHSVVLTEDAARYTELRGERGGDMGSAPASSHQIYLTFPAESIFTEEDVANYFGQYGPVRDVRIPCQERRMFGFVSFQNPETVSTILMRRNPHFICGSRVLVKPYREKSKCIESYPRPYVDKVKPMHYYPTRFFEIDPEFYPGEYESSSSIMRKQLAEKRERLIELERKRLAGTRLESVPPQFAYFDCSIEDVNPLNSLPADSKDVDLMDHPLMTPDPLEVVSTGQAPQRQASNNYDEQERSKG; this is encoded by the exons ATGGACTTCCCCGAGTTAGCGAAACTGGCCTTCTCGAGGGTGCAGAACGTGGAGCCTGATAATGTCGGCAAGATCCTCGGTTGCATCCTGCTCAGAGAGCCGGACGAGGACGAGATGGTCCAGCTCGCCTACGGCACTGAAGCCGCGCTGCTCGCCAGGATTAACGACGCCAAGGCCACGCTCGCCGCCATCTACGCGAGATGCTCCGTGCAGCACCACCACCAGATCGGTGCCGAcaggggcgccgccgccgctgggtACCACCCGGTCGGCAGGATGCGCCACTTCTCACCCGCGGCCGCCGCCTTCGGCTTCCACGTCCAGTCCCAGTACTGGCCGGACTCTGCGCCGGTGCCCGCGGCGCCGAAGGCCCAGCAGGACTTCGCACAGCACGTGCTCGttgacgccgccgccgccgccgaaggcCACTACGCGCTGCAGAACCAGAACGGCCTCGAGGACCACCACTACGACGCCGTCGGCGGATACTACTACGCCACGGCCGAAGACGGGTTCCACAACGGCAGCGCCGGCGGGGGACTGCCGGTGAGGGATGCGGGTCGGCGGCCGAACGGCCTGTCGATGCGGCGCCCCTGCCATTACTTCTTTAAGGGCATCTGCAAGAACGGCCAGAACTGCCACTACTCGCATCACCAGGTCTACTCCGACGGGTTGGCCGACGAGCATCACCACAACAACGGTACGACACCCGGTTCGCTCGAGACATTAGAGATGGAGATCACGGAGCTGCTCAATTCGCGGAGAGGGCAGCCTGTGTCCATCGCCTCGCTGCCAACACTCTACGGCGAGAAGTACGGCAAGGGCCTCCAGGCCGACGGCTACCTTACGGAGAGCCAGCGCCACGGCAAGGCTGGGTACAGTCTCACCAAGCTGCTCTCCCGCCTCAACAAGATCAGGGTCATCGAAAG GCCGCATGGGCAGCACTCGGTGGTTCTTACGGAGGACGCCGCCAGGTACACGGAGCTCAGAGGCGAGAGAGGAGGCGACATGGGCTCCGCCCCGGCCAGCTCGCACCAGATATACCTCACCTTCCCGGCCGAGAGCATCTTCACCGAGGAGGATGTCGCCAATTACTTCGG GCAGTACGGCCCGGTGCGCGACGTGAGGATCCCGTGCCAGGAGCGGCGCATGTTTGGGTTTGTGAGCTTCCAGAATCCGGAGACGGTGAGCACCATTCTCATGAGGCGCAACCCGCATTTCATCTGCGGATCAAGGGTACTCGTTAAACCCTACAGAGAGAAATCCAAATGCATCGAAAG TTACCCCAGGCCGTACGTAGACAAGGTCAAGCCGATGCATTACTACCCTACGCGCTTCTTCGAGATTGATCCGGAGTTTTATCCTG GAGAATATGAATCTTCAAGCAGTATTATGAGGAAGCAATTAGCAGAGAAGCGTGAGAGACTGATCGAGCTCGAGCGGAAGCGCCTCGCGGGTACAAGGCTCGAATCGGTTCCACCGCAGTTCGCCTACTTCGATTGCAGCATTGAGGACGTCAATCCCCTCAATTCCCTCCCAGCAG ATTCCAAAGATGTCGACCTGATGGACCATCCCCTCATGACACCGGATCCACTGGAGGTTGTCTCAACGGGCCAAGCTCCTCAAAGGCAGGCAAGCAACAACTACGATGAACAAGAGAG GTCCAAGGGATGA
- the LOC133912750 gene encoding zinc finger CCCH domain-containing protein 54-like isoform X1, with the protein MDFPELAKLAFSRVQNVEPDNVGKILGCILLREPDEDEMVQLAYGTEAALLARINDAKATLAAIYARCSVQHHHQIGADRGAAAAGYHPVGRMRHFSPAAAAFGFHVQSQYWPDSAPVPAAPKAQQDFAQHVLVDAAAAAEGHYALQNQNGLEDHHYDAVGGYYYATAEDGFHNGSAGGGLPVRDAGRRPNGLSMRRPCHYFFKGICKNGQNCHYSHHQVYSDGLADEHHHNNGTTPGSLETLEMEITELLNSRRGQPVSIASLPTLYGEKYGKGLQADGYLTESQRHGKAGYSLTKLLSRLNKIRVIERPHGQHSVVLTEDAARYTELRGERGGDMGSAPASSHQIYLTFPAESIFTEEDVANYFGQYGPVRDVRIPCQERRMFGFVSFQNPETVSTILMRRNPHFICGSRVLVKPYREKSKCIESYPRPYVDKVKPMHYYPTRFFEIDPEFYPGEYESSSSIMRKQLAEKRERLIELERKRLAGTRLESVPPQFAYFDCSIEDVNPLNSLPADSKDVDLMDHPLMTPDPLEVVSTGQAPQRQASNNYDEQESNQIELLPESPFASAAPAGNSISAII; encoded by the exons ATGGACTTCCCCGAGTTAGCGAAACTGGCCTTCTCGAGGGTGCAGAACGTGGAGCCTGATAATGTCGGCAAGATCCTCGGTTGCATCCTGCTCAGAGAGCCGGACGAGGACGAGATGGTCCAGCTCGCCTACGGCACTGAAGCCGCGCTGCTCGCCAGGATTAACGACGCCAAGGCCACGCTCGCCGCCATCTACGCGAGATGCTCCGTGCAGCACCACCACCAGATCGGTGCCGAcaggggcgccgccgccgctgggtACCACCCGGTCGGCAGGATGCGCCACTTCTCACCCGCGGCCGCCGCCTTCGGCTTCCACGTCCAGTCCCAGTACTGGCCGGACTCTGCGCCGGTGCCCGCGGCGCCGAAGGCCCAGCAGGACTTCGCACAGCACGTGCTCGttgacgccgccgccgccgccgaaggcCACTACGCGCTGCAGAACCAGAACGGCCTCGAGGACCACCACTACGACGCCGTCGGCGGATACTACTACGCCACGGCCGAAGACGGGTTCCACAACGGCAGCGCCGGCGGGGGACTGCCGGTGAGGGATGCGGGTCGGCGGCCGAACGGCCTGTCGATGCGGCGCCCCTGCCATTACTTCTTTAAGGGCATCTGCAAGAACGGCCAGAACTGCCACTACTCGCATCACCAGGTCTACTCCGACGGGTTGGCCGACGAGCATCACCACAACAACGGTACGACACCCGGTTCGCTCGAGACATTAGAGATGGAGATCACGGAGCTGCTCAATTCGCGGAGAGGGCAGCCTGTGTCCATCGCCTCGCTGCCAACACTCTACGGCGAGAAGTACGGCAAGGGCCTCCAGGCCGACGGCTACCTTACGGAGAGCCAGCGCCACGGCAAGGCTGGGTACAGTCTCACCAAGCTGCTCTCCCGCCTCAACAAGATCAGGGTCATCGAAAG GCCGCATGGGCAGCACTCGGTGGTTCTTACGGAGGACGCCGCCAGGTACACGGAGCTCAGAGGCGAGAGAGGAGGCGACATGGGCTCCGCCCCGGCCAGCTCGCACCAGATATACCTCACCTTCCCGGCCGAGAGCATCTTCACCGAGGAGGATGTCGCCAATTACTTCGG GCAGTACGGCCCGGTGCGCGACGTGAGGATCCCGTGCCAGGAGCGGCGCATGTTTGGGTTTGTGAGCTTCCAGAATCCGGAGACGGTGAGCACCATTCTCATGAGGCGCAACCCGCATTTCATCTGCGGATCAAGGGTACTCGTTAAACCCTACAGAGAGAAATCCAAATGCATCGAAAG TTACCCCAGGCCGTACGTAGACAAGGTCAAGCCGATGCATTACTACCCTACGCGCTTCTTCGAGATTGATCCGGAGTTTTATCCTG GAGAATATGAATCTTCAAGCAGTATTATGAGGAAGCAATTAGCAGAGAAGCGTGAGAGACTGATCGAGCTCGAGCGGAAGCGCCTCGCGGGTACAAGGCTCGAATCGGTTCCACCGCAGTTCGCCTACTTCGATTGCAGCATTGAGGACGTCAATCCCCTCAATTCCCTCCCAGCAG ATTCCAAAGATGTCGACCTGATGGACCATCCCCTCATGACACCGGATCCACTGGAGGTTGTCTCAACGGGCCAAGCTCCTCAAAGGCAGGCAAGCAACAACTACGATGAACAAGAGAG CAACCAGATTGAACTCCTCCCGGAGAGTCCATTTGCGTCGGCGGCACCTGCTGGAAACAGCATATCCGCAATCATATAA